The segment GCCGAGGAGGTCGGGCCGCAGGCGCTGGCCGGGCTTTGCGCCATGGCGGCGCGGGTGCATCCGCAGCGCGACCTGGGCGCGGCCATCGCCTCGGGCTCCTGCCCGGTGGCGGGGATGATCGTCGCGCCCTGCTCGATGCGCAGCCTGGCCGCCATCGCCCATGGTTTCGACGACAGCCTGCTGACCCGCGCCGCCGGCGTGCAGCTGAAGGAACGCCGGCCGCTGGTGCTGCTGGCGCGCGAGGCGCCGCTGACCCTGGCGCATCTGCGAAACATGCAGGCCGCGGCCGAGATGGGGGCGGTGATCCTGCCGCCGGTCCCGGCCTTCTACCTGCGCCCG is part of the Paracoccus sp. TOH genome and harbors:
- a CDS encoding UbiX family flavin prenyltransferase, translated to MSRVVLGVSGASGAALALACAEKLARLGAEIDLVVSAMAERTLAEEVGPQALAGLCAMAARVHPQRDLGAAIASGSCPVAGMIVAPCSMRSLAAIAHGFDDSLLTRAAGVQLKERRPLVLLAREAPLTLAHLRNMQAAAEMGAVILPPVPAFYLRPASLAEAVAQIAARAVDLLHLAPPQAGAWNPEAKGNHP